The genome window GCGGGCTGGTGCGCACCGAGCGGACCCTGATCCTGCCGGGCGACGTGCGCTACGAGCTCGACCTGTCGAAGCTCGGGCCGGACGACGTGCGCTGGGATTCGGGCGCGAACACGCTCGAGGTGACGCTGCCCGATGTCGAGATCGCCGGGCCGGAGGTCGATCTCGCGGCGGCGCGCGAATATGGCGAGGGCGGGGTGCTCGGCGCGGTGACCGACGCCAATGCGACGCTCGACCGCGCCAATCGCGCGCGGGCGGTGGCGGACTTGCGCAAGCAGGCGTCGGGCGCGGTGCCGATGGGGCTGGCGCGCGAGGCCGGGCGGCGGGCGGTCGAGCAGAGCTTCGCGCTGCCGCTCCAGGCGGCGGGGATCGCGGGCGCGCGGGTGGTCGCGCGCTATGGCCACGAGGCGAAAAAAGGTTTGCCCGAATATCTTGATCACAGCCGCTC of Sphingomonas mesophila contains these proteins:
- a CDS encoding DUF4230 domain-containing protein, whose translation is MDDPLTPRRARRIPAPVIAAMVAAALLLGLLAGGASKIGGWLLGGGPDPETVASSALQSMRAQNRLVPFVARYVSVTSSRQERLGGLVRTERTLILPGDVRYELDLSKLGPDDVRWDSGANTLEVTLPDVEIAGPEVDLAAAREYGEGGVLGAVTDANATLDRANRARAVADLRKQASGAVPMGLAREAGRRAVEQSFALPLQAAGIAGARVVARYGHEAKKGLPEYLDHSRSYNEVLEEAARRRGETR